The following nucleotide sequence is from Pseudarthrobacter psychrotolerans.
GGTGGTCTCCCGGCTGGAAGAGCGGTACGACGAGAAAGCCGAAGGCACCGTCCGGCGCTCGCTCCTGGCCGATGAGAATGACGAACTGCCCAACGGGGACGAGCTGGGCGCGGCGGTGGAGGCCTACCTGGCCCGCGAGAACCCGCACCCGTAGCCCGTCCTACGGCGTCCGCGTGGCAGACGCCTGCCCTGGTCCGGGCGGCAGTCCGGGCATAATGAGGGGGTGACTGCACCCCGAGCCTGGCTGATCTGGACCATCGGCATCTTTGCGTACCTGGTGGCCGTCTCCCAGCGCACCTCATTCGGTGTGGTGGGACTGGAGGCCACCGAGAGGTTCCATGCGGGCGCGTCCGCCATCTCCTTCTTTACCGTGCTGCAGTTGTTGGTCTACGCTGGCCTGCAGATCCCCGTGGGCCTCCTGGTGGACAGGTTCGGGTCGCGAATCATGATCGCCGGTGGAGCCGTCCTGATGGGTCTTGGGCAGTTCCAGTTGGCCTTCGCCGACACCATCCCAGGCGGTGTGGCGGGGCGGGTTCTTGTGGGCGCCGGGGACGCCATGACCTTTATTTCCGTGATCCGCCTCATTCCCTTGTGGTTCGCGGCGTCGCGGGTTCCGCTGGTCACCCAGCTGACCGGGATGTCGGGACAGCTCGGGCAGCTGTTCAGTGTTCTGCCTTTCGCCTTTGTCCTGCATTCCTTTGGCTGGACCTCCGGCTTCCTGATGCTCGCCGGCATGGCGGGCCTGGCAGTGGTGCTGGTGCTGGTGCTGTTGAGGGACCACCCGCCCGGGGCGCCCGCCCCGCAGGCGCAGCAGGGGTTGAAGGCCACGGGCGCCTCACTCGCGCGGGCCTGGCGCCAGCCGGGTACCCGGCTGGGGATGTGGAGCCACTTCACCATCCAGTTCAGCGGCACCGTCTTCGCCATGACCTGGGGGTATCCGTTCCTGATTTCGGGCCAGGGCCTGGACGCCGCAACCGTGGCCGGCCTGATGACTTTGTACGTGGCGGCGGCGATGGCCGTGGGCCCTTTCATCGGGCAGTTCGTTTCCCGCCACCCGCTTCGCCGCTCAACCATGGTCCTGCTCATCGCCGGCGCCACGGCAGCTGCCTGGGCAGCGGTGCTGCTGACGCCTGGCCGTTCCCCGCTGTGGCTGCTCGCGTGCCTGGTGGTCGTCCTGGCCATCGGGGGGCCAGGATCCATGATCGGGTTCGATTTCGCGCGGACCTTCAATCCCGCGCACAGGATCGGTACCGCAACGGGCATCGTGAATGTGGGCGGCTTCATCGCGGCCCTCGTGGCGATCTTCCTGATCGGCCTGGTGCTGGACGTCCTGCTGGCCAGCGGCTACTCCGACGGCGTCCTGTACGGGCTCGAACCGTTCCGGATCGCACTGAGCGTTCAGTTCCTGCTGCTGGGTTTCGGCGCCGCCATGATGCTTGTCTGCCGGCGTAAAGTACGGCGCCAGATGGCCGCGCAGGGTGTTGTGGTCCCGCCGCTCCTCCGGGCCATGGCGCAGCAGCGGCGGGCGAACCTGGCCCAGCGGCGCCAGCGCGACCGCGCGGGCAAAGACTGACACTTGTCCTCCACATTGGCCACTATGTCCACATGGCGCACATTTCTTCCGGAGTGGGGCAGCGGATGAGCCAAGACTGGACTCATGAAACCTTCAGAACACCTGACCGTCCGAGGCCCGGAAGACATCCTCGGTTTCATTCCGCATTCCCTGGGCTACTGGCCGGCAGACAGCCTGGTTGCGATGACCCTCCAGGGAAACCGCCTGGGGGCAACCCTCAGGCTGGATCTTCCAGGCCCGGAAACGCTCGCGGACCCTCGGGACTACGCCCGCACGGTGCGCGATTATCTTCAGGCTGACGAGAATGCCGATGCCGCACTGCTGGCCTGCTTCACTAACAGCGGCTGGATGGAACCACCTGGAACCTACCGCGGGCTGCTGGACGCGCTGCAGTCGGTCCTTGGCGCCGCGGGGATGCCGGTGCGGGACGCCTGGTACGTCGGTGACGACTTCTGGCGTGATGCTTTTTGCACCGACAAGTCCTGCTGCCCCTCGCCGGGCCGGTCTGTTCAGGCGATCCGGGACAGCATGCTTAATGCCGAAATGGTCTTCCGCGGCAGCAGCGTCGGGCCCGGGCCGGAGGACGGCGTCCATCCTCTGCCCACGCTTTCCGGCGAGGACCGGGCAGCCATCCTTGCCTCCGAGGCAACGTGGGCGGAGCAGCTGGACGGGCGCCGGGGGAGCAGGGACCAGTTTGGCCAGCTGATGGTCCACTGGGAGGCCCTGCTGACCAACGCGCCCGGCCGGGCGCTGCCGGTCAACGACGTCGCCTACCTTCGCGCCTCGCTCCGGGTCCCGCCTGGCGTGACGCCGTCCTGGTGATGGCCGCTGCCGGTCAGGCAACTGCCCTGGCCGGGGCCGAGAAGTTCGGCATCTTCGATGCCGGCTGCATCCTGGCTCCGGTGGGGCCTGCACTCCTGGGCCCCGCACCTTCCGGACTTCCGTCGTCGGGAGCGGGACTACCAGAACGGGCGCCCGCCGGTACTGGTACCAAATGCCTGCCGGGCATTCCGGGCTATGGCGAAGTCCTGTTGGGGCTGGACCCGGTGGTTCCCGCCTGGCACTCTCTTAACAGCCTGGACGCAGTACTGGAACAGCTGTCGGCGTGCGGCGGCCTGGCCGGTGCGGCCGCGCTGACAGGGCGTGGGTGGATCGCGTGGTGCAGGGGGCGGGGGTCCTACGCTGCCGCGTACCTCGGGCGCGCCCTCGACGAGGAACCAGGCTACCGGCTGGCTGAACTTATGCTTGAGCTCGTGCGGCGCGGCACACTCTGCGGCTGGGCTGGGCGCAAGGACGCCGCCTGGCGGAAATTCGAGCCCGATGCAGCCTGACTGGTTGGCCCCAGCCCCGGCGACGGTGCAGCCTTGAGGTCCGGTTTGGAAAAACCGTGAGACAATGGTTGCCGAGACCCGGTTGGGTCCGTGAATCAAGTGCATGTGATGAAGCCCAGTCGGGAACATTATGGCCGCTCCGGCAGTTCTACTTGTAGACTCTGCCGGC
It contains:
- a CDS encoding MFS transporter, giving the protein MTAPRAWLIWTIGIFAYLVAVSQRTSFGVVGLEATERFHAGASAISFFTVLQLLVYAGLQIPVGLLVDRFGSRIMIAGGAVLMGLGQFQLAFADTIPGGVAGRVLVGAGDAMTFISVIRLIPLWFAASRVPLVTQLTGMSGQLGQLFSVLPFAFVLHSFGWTSGFLMLAGMAGLAVVLVLVLLRDHPPGAPAPQAQQGLKATGASLARAWRQPGTRLGMWSHFTIQFSGTVFAMTWGYPFLISGQGLDAATVAGLMTLYVAAAMAVGPFIGQFVSRHPLRRSTMVLLIAGATAAAWAAVLLTPGRSPLWLLACLVVVLAIGGPGSMIGFDFARTFNPAHRIGTATGIVNVGGFIAALVAIFLIGLVLDVLLASGYSDGVLYGLEPFRIALSVQFLLLGFGAAMMLVCRRKVRRQMAAQGVVVPPLLRAMAQQRRANLAQRRQRDRAGKD
- a CDS encoding DUF4192 family protein, with amino-acid sequence MAAAGQATALAGAEKFGIFDAGCILAPVGPALLGPAPSGLPSSGAGLPERAPAGTGTKCLPGIPGYGEVLLGLDPVVPAWHSLNSLDAVLEQLSACGGLAGAAALTGRGWIAWCRGRGSYAAAYLGRALDEEPGYRLAELMLELVRRGTLCGWAGRKDAAWRKFEPDAA
- a CDS encoding DUF4192 domain-containing protein; this translates as MKPSEHLTVRGPEDILGFIPHSLGYWPADSLVAMTLQGNRLGATLRLDLPGPETLADPRDYARTVRDYLQADENADAALLACFTNSGWMEPPGTYRGLLDALQSVLGAAGMPVRDAWYVGDDFWRDAFCTDKSCCPSPGRSVQAIRDSMLNAEMVFRGSSVGPGPEDGVHPLPTLSGEDRAAILASEATWAEQLDGRRGSRDQFGQLMVHWEALLTNAPGRALPVNDVAYLRASLRVPPGVTPSW